CAGCAAAGATCCCAAGTAACTTTCTAAAttcactaattttttattttgtttatattgtcTCAACGGCTTACACAGTAACACGGTATATATACACCACTGTAATTGTATccatgttttagaatttttgaaataaGACCAATAAATCATGCTATGTAGTATACACCACTGTAATTGTATccatgttttagaatttttgaaataaGACCAATAAATCATGCTATGtagcatgaaaaaaaaatgttataaccgatgattaattaatttaaatatcccTTTCTAAACACAGCaattaagaaacaaagaacacacTCTCGGGGAACCGGGGAGAGTAGCCGGCGAGTGAGGGACACGTGTTCTTCATCTTTACGTGCAGAAGTTAATGAGTtacacaaattttgtttcataaggTTATGAAAAGTACGTAATTGGCTGGCGACACGTGTTTCGTAGTGTCGATGACTTGGCAAATATAATTAacgcaaaaagaaaaaagtatcgTTACTATTATTGAAATCACGgcgtacgttttttttttcttttaactggCTTCTTTACACGTGTAGGTATCACGCACCATTTAGGATTAGAGAACACGTGGAACTCAATAATAGAATGTGGGACCCGCCTGCGTGTTGAGCTCAATGAGCTGTTGTGTTATTTCTTGACTGCTCGATTGGACATAAGTGTATCAacactttggtttttttttttttttttttttttttttttttttttttgNGTTttggcaaataataaaattatacttttgagttttgaacgAATAAAAATACTGTGATTTtgacatatgatttttttttttctttctcacatGAGTTTATACATTTACAAATGTCAACTATTTATTGCTGTATGACTTTTTTGAcggttcttcttcaagagactaaataattttcttatcacTTGTTAAGGCAAAGtcttatgtttctttttgtgtgtaatAAAGCACATAATTAAACCAAGAACTTTATCAGATGTATtataaaaccccaaaaaaatataatattatcaaTACAACTTGTAAATTAAGCATCATGAATATATAGATGTAGTTATAACTAAATATAGTTTTCTTAAATATTCTGGACGAGTTCAAATTGCTGAGAAATCGATTTATGTATTGTTTGTTGTCTATCGTAACCAAATTTCTATGTTGTATGTTCAATGTTTACTTCTAATTTTTTGTCTACCTTAGTTTAACCAGTTATAAAAATAGTCTATCGTAAAAAGTTTCGAAATTATGAGTTGGGAGAAACAAAGTGCAATCTATTGACtttaaaacaaagaatcagaaaaagcctcaaaaatgtaaaaagatttTGGGCGGTTgcgtatataaatatattggaCCAAAGCAAAAAGGCAAAATTTGTTTTACATGCTGTCTTTAGTTTTCGTGGGTTGTGTGTGTCTCCATGTTCTTGACAAACAGCAAAACGTGTTAGTCTCGTATACACTTCGTGTTGTGTTTCTATATAGCCACTTgatcacaagaaaacaaaaaccaatggTCAAAATTTCGAGGTTCAAAGAGTTTACCTAATTTAATCCAATCCTAAATTCACTACATACCTAGTTTTTTCTACTAGGTTTTCTTGGTAATTCCCTCaccaataaaagaaaacaaaagaaggagaGTAAAAGACAGAATCGTTTTTGGGTTATCACCATTTTTCACTAAAATGGCTAACAGCTTGAACGTTTTGGTCAATGTTAGATTATACGTACGTACCGCCCAGTTTTAATCAACGCAAGATATAAGTCGGATTTGAATCTGCGAAGACTGCGATGTGTACGTGTATCATCCATATAAACcctttaacaaacaacaaaaaaatccatatggtccaatttaaaattatgagatATTTATTACATATGTACTAGTCCAAAATTTTCCTAACGCCAGTTGTTAAGTGCGAAACTGCGAATTATtgtcgcaaaaaaaaaattggactaCTGGACTTGGATAGTTTAACTATTGTCGTCCGTACGGTCAGAAGCTTCTATAATTACATGTGGTTGTTACAATGGTCAACGGCTACGTATTCCATACGTCATTTATATATCACATAAAATACTAGAGAGCTGATCagagaatatatataagtaaataaaactGGAAAACCAAATATAAATGAGCAATGACATCAAACAATTTAAGAGTTAGTGATTATAATAAAAACGACAATTTTAGCCTGTACTCAGGCTAAATAAATTGAATTCAAGTTGGTAAATTTTATTAGTAGTTTGTAAACAGAAgattaattattggtttataaaaaaaataatcaaaatgtgtaatataaaaaaaatgataatacaGCTACTTTTTCTGAACCAATTGAGAATTACATGGAAAATGCATCTCTATGTTCTGCAGTCGATATCTAACATGATTTTCaaacaatgaaaaagaaacttgattttcaaagttaaaacaaaaaataaacattatccAATTGTTCATGGTTGGCCCATATTATTAATTGGAATgtgaaaatagtttttttataagcaaagcaaaacaacaaaactctaattcaaaaaaacaaacaagaactctaattcaaaacctttttataaacaaacaagaactcaaTATCTTCTAGAGTAAAATTGTTAGACCATTTAGTCATACATGGACAGAAAAAGTCCCAGCCGCCGTCCAAAGGAAACAATAAAATCAGATaatgtcaaatttcaaaagttaAGATAAGAACCTCTAAAGTGGATGTGTGTCTTTTGCAAGCATATTGTGGGAATTCTTGTGGTTTCATACTTGGTGAAAGCCATGCGACTTTGATTTTGTTAAGGGTATATATCTAAATtgcattagaaaaaattattatatcgGACCTAGATGGTGGCTGGTATAGTCGTGACTTACTATGTCGGGGGTTTTTGACCAAGTTCAACTTCTGTTGGacacatctttttatttttttcaaagcGGATTGACATATTATTTGCAGATTACATTGAttaatatatgagtttaaattTGGGATTCGTAAGTCACCAGCAACGAATAAAACTTAGCTAGTAGATATCATTCTTACGAAATTGGTCTACAATGAACTATATAAAATGTAAgactatatatacaaatcatttgTATTTGGGTGTacattattttactttttttttataaccagGAGTTTTTAAATCCAAAGCAGCCAGACTagatatttcttatttttgcaGCTACTGTACCTTTGTATTTTTCAGTCAAGTATTGCCGtgattgtttatttatatttgtttggtgACTCTAATCTTTAAAACTCACATCATCAAGATTAAGCAATTTTTAGTACTTATGCTCCGTTTGTTTTGTGCTCGAGATGGAATGAGGTTGTAAAACAACTACATATGATCAATGGAATTCTTAAAGGAACAACGAAAAGTGTTTGTTCTAAATTTTTACGGTTAAAATTTActgattttgtaaattatactgTTTTCTATAAACGTTATCATAGATCACTTTTAAGAGATTTATAGTCTTTTATTGttatcaaataataaaataatatacatataacatGCTTTAGTGTTTCGACATCAAGTTGATTACTCCATAATGTGAATTATTGCATAGTAACGAGTGTGGATGTACCGAAATTTTCAGCATGAACATAGTAGATCAGTTTGTTTTGCCAACCGATTATATTAAAGATTTGTAAACATTATACATGTTGAACCGTCTATCATATATCATAGTAGATCTAGAAAATGTTTATAGTAGTTAAAAGCATGTGCACAATCGTTCGctaagaaaaagtgaaaaaaaattagattatgTAGTTCGTAAAATTATTACGATTAGAAGAAGATTTTCTTGACCacaaattcaatatatatgtcCACCTTGTTAGTAATTGATAATAGTGGAAAGTGGCAACTTATACAAAGTTGGTGTTTGATGTCAAGTAGAGAACATGAATCCAAGTACAAGAGCATagattcttttactttttttttttcccatttaaaCGAAGATTTTGGCTAAAAGAGTAtataattaaaagcaaaacaCTATTAATTTTATACTTTTCGTTTATATAATCAAAACTTAAACTAAAATCCCAACAAAATCTTTACAAACAAAAGTACAGTACATATCTTATGGTATTGTGTCCAAACTATTCAAACGCAAGATTTTGAAAATGCTAATGTTTCTAAATGCGTCTTCTTAAGTCTTTTTTTATACATTTCATGTCTAATAAAACACCACCAAAAATTTATGACCAAATGATATTTAAAACAttgcaaatattaaatataagtaACATGAACCAGTTTCCGTTTTTCTGCGTGATCATACgcgaaaattttaaaacctgaCAAAAGATCTGGTATGCCTTTTATCTATATTGTTTAAAAGGAAACATTGTTTGAGTCACTGGATAGAAATTTGTATGATATTattaaacgaaacaaaatttttGGTGGTAAAGTTTTTGTCTTTGAAGTTGATTTCAGACATGTATTGTCCCTCATTCAAGGTGGTAAATGGGCAAAAATATGTATGACTTCATTAAACGCTTCTTATATCTAGGATAATTTGTAAGGTATGCATTTCTCCTGATTTGAGTTCTATTGCTGCTAAGGATATAAAGGAATTTTTAGAGTAGATTCTTCTTGTTGGTGATGGAAAATTATCAGAGCCTAATAATGGAGAAATTAAGATTGATATTTAAGATGAGTTTTTAATAACTGATGCTAATGATCCAATTGAAGCAATAAATAGACAAGTTTAAGGAGATTCCAAAAAtttgaagaatgaaaaaaatccaaattaaattcTTCCAATAGAGAGCTAATTTGTGACCAACCAATGAGGATGTGGGTATTATCAATGAGTATATGTTAGATCAATTAAGTAGTTAGTACAGTTTTCAATATTTAACGTTTACgcttctttaaaatattttaaataatactaCAACTTACTATGATTGTATGTGAATAACATATATACTTAAGTTcatattctatatattaatatatctaatCTTCGCTCTGTCATCAATCATGTGTTGACTCCGAAGTTCTTAACCAATATAAAGATGTTAGAAATTCCAAATCGTAGTATTAGGTCTAAGGTATGATGCCCTGTTATGCTACTTAGAAACATAGATGTAAGAGGAGTGCTAATGAATGGTAGAAGGTTACCGATTAAACaaatgacataatttttttttgaaagttattattattacatgtGATAGAATTGGTGATAAGTCTTGATTCCGAGGGTATTGTTAACTCCGTCATAcacaaaatttcattttaaaatgcGTAGAACAATTGTTATTAGCTGTTGGTTTTGCTATGACCATAAATAAAAATCAGGGACACTTACCAAGACCATGTTTTTACATGACGAGCTCTATGTTAACGGAACTACATCTCTAATCTACATTCGGGACGGAAAAATTGGGCCATACAAGCTAAGATTTTAAGTACTCGGGTTCTTTGTGATTTTTTCGTCAAAAGAATGTTGCTCCTCCCAGATGGAAAGGTAAAATCAATACTTACTCTTAAAGTTAGCTcccattttaaaagattttttttataaactcgatttttatttaagttttgattttaatttttttttttaaagttgacaCAATCGAAGCCACAATTGTGTTTACTCAGTTTGAATATGAAATTCTAAGATATACTAACGATGGTAAATGGTATTCCTCGTtattttaaagtcattaaaccaaccataataaaaacaagaataCAACTCATCCTTACCAAAGAAAGGTTTGAGAGAAGACAAGAATCAATTTAATTCATCCAATAAATTGCAAAAATTATTTTCGCTTGGAAAATTTTGTAGATACAAACCATGCAAGAGCAAATGAAGGCGTTACTTTCAGTCAATTGTGTtcagatttgttttcttctaattggTTGTAGTTAGtattaaatctttaaaaattataattctgtCGGTTGTCCATGAGAGATGTGTGTGGATGCATAATATAGGTCCCTGAAATTGATGAAGAAGTAAGTGTCGTTTCTTAAAACGGATGAACCAACCTTTGCGATAGTGTTGTTATCAAACTACATCTCTGAGTGATCATGGAACTCAACTACATCTCCGATCTACATCCAAGACGGAAAAATTGGATCATACAAGCTAAGGTTTTAAGTACTTGGGTTCTTTGTGAGTTTTTCACCAAAAAGGTGTTGCTCCTCGCAGATGAAAAGGTAAAATCAATACTCAATGTCAAACTTCACTCCTATGTTTAAagaaattttctataaattagGTGTTTGATTTAAGTTTTGGTTGTAagaaattgctttttttttgaagggtgacacaattgaAGCCACAATTGTGTTTACTCAGTTTGAATATGAAATACCAAGATTTATTAAAGATGGTGAATGGTATTCCTTAAGTGATTTCAAAGTCATCAAGCCAAccctaaaagaaagaaacacaactCATCCTTACCAAATAAAGGTTTGGGAGAAGACAAAAATGAATCTAGTTCAGCCGATTACTTGCAAAAATTATTTTCGCTTTGAAGATTTTGCAGATATAAATCATGCAAGAGTAAATGATGGTGTTACTTTCGGTCAGTTATGTTcagatttgatttcttctaattgttagtagttagtagtaaatctttttaaaactttacTCCGTCGGTTATCCATGACAGATGTGTGTGGATGTATAATAGAGGTCTCTGAAATTATTGAAGAAGTAAGTGTCGTTCCTGAAGATGGACGGACCAACCATTGTGAAGGTGTTgttatcaaacttttaaatGGGAGGTAAGTCATCATATTTATATGAACCATTAGAGAACAGTTGTTATCCTTGGACAGATGCTAATGATATAATATACATGTAGGAATGAAACTCTCAAGTGTCATGCAATGGGAGGTTATGCTTCATATTTCATGAGAATGTGGAAATCAAAAAATTACCATCTCACATTTAAATCTAAGCCAGTGTTTAGTGTCTTTCGTTTCTGGAAAATTGTTGAATTgaaaggtattttaaaaaatgtaattcattattgtcttatacaactttttttatattaaaacaaatacaaacctaaatcttaaatatatttaacattgctAGGTACACCATGTATTGTTAATACTTATGGCTCATCAAGGATCTATATTAATCCAGAATTTGCAGGACTCAAAAATCATAAAGCAATGTAAGTTATCATAGTACTATTTGCTTACTTACAAATTTATTCATACGTTAAATACACACTaactaaattcaaaaaattGCAGCTCTGAATTTGCTGGGAGGTATCATCTAAACCAACAATTGAAAAATCAAGACGAATCTTCAAGTTCTAAATCGATTGGCTAGCAAGTTTTTAGGGTGTATGTTTTAAGTGAAACTAAGGTTCATATTATCTACTATTAAAGTTCTCTGTAATGTGACTTTTGTATGACAACTAATTACTTCTCTATGCTCTCTATCACTAGTGTTACTAAATTATGTTCTGGTTACTTAGTAAAATGGTAATATAATAGctacaaaactaaaaaatagttAGGACAATCAAATCATATCGTACGAATGAACTCGAGAAGTACcatataaccaataataaatatTAGGAAACAACtcagatataaaaaaaaatacattgagGCATTAACACTTTCATCTAGTCATGGAAGGTTAGATTAACCAAATTTTCTTATAATCATATCAGGTTAAACCGTCCCTTTAGTCAATTTAACACCaacaattattttctattaatatataaacttaactAAAAGTTTTTTCCACAcactgtatttttaaaaaatttagaaacaatgATGGTTTAAATATGGCCGGAAATACAACAACATCATGACGATTCATTTTCACCCTCTATCATAATGGGCCAAcaaatataattacaaatttaaagtaTATACAATATTTCTCGTAGATACTATATGCACCACTAATACAAACTACAAACATTAATTACTTCTTCTAATTTAAATTGACAATATGTTTTCTACTATTCTTTAAAAACTTCAAATACAACCTTTACAAAACCCctaaaattaatttacaattaaaatcaatttaactttatttacaatttttacataaattattacCCCAtcaaagcaacaacaaaaattaaaaaatcacaaaaatgaaACTTAGCGTTTGAAAACAACCTCGCACATATGTCCAGGTCCGACTTTAGTcatactctaaattttgaatattttt
The sequence above is a segment of the Camelina sativa cultivar DH55 chromosome 10, Cs, whole genome shotgun sequence genome. Coding sequences within it:
- the LOC104718188 gene encoding uncharacterized protein LOC104718188, with product MELNYISDLHPRRKNWIIQAKVLSTWVLCEFFTKKVLLLADEKGDTIEATIVFTQFEYEIPRFIKDGEWYSLSDFKVIKPTLKERNTTHPYQIKVWEKTKMNLVQPITCKNYFRFEDFADINHARVNDGVTFDVCGCIIEVSEIIEEVSVVPEDGRTNHCEGVVIKLLNGRNETLKCHAMGGYASYFMRMWKSKNYHLTFKSKPVFSVFRFWKIVELKGTPCIVNTYGSSRIYINPEFAGLKNHKAISEFAGRYHLNQQLKNQDESSSSKSIG